A window of the Hippoglossus stenolepis isolate QCI-W04-F060 chromosome 8, HSTE1.2, whole genome shotgun sequence genome harbors these coding sequences:
- the upp1 gene encoding uridine phosphorylase 1 has translation MDSKDEQGHGLNCSPIYVHNPHLDALKDDVLYHFGLGTGTHDLPAMFGDVKFVCVGGSPWRMKAFTEYIAAELGMEDPKSEYPNICAGTDRYAMYKVGPVLSVSHGMGIPSIAIMLHELIKLLHHAHCTDVTIMRIGTSGGIGIEPGTVVVTKQSVDGTFLPRFEQMILGKIVVRNIDLDQCLAEELLQCSKELNQFETVIGNTMCTMDFYEGQARLDGAFCSYTEEDKQDYLMRASKAGVCNIEMESSVFAAMCKLSGLRAAVVCVTLLDRLKGDQVSCSHEVLNRYQQRPQKLVGYYIKQQLMAQAESS, from the exons ATGGATTCAAAAGACGAGCAGGGACACGGGTTGAACTGCAG TCCGATTTATGTGCACAACCCACACCTGGATGCACTGAAAGATGACGTCCTCTACCACTTCGGTCTGGGAACAGGAACTCACGACCTACCAGCTATGTTTGGTGACGTCAAA tttgtgtgtgttgggggcaGTCCCTGGAGGATGAAGGCATTCACCGAGTACATCGCCGCTGAGCTCGGTATGGAAGACCCCAAATCCGAGTACCCAAACATCTGTGCTGGAACAGACCGCTACGCCATGTACAAAGTTGGCCCTGTGCTCTCTGTCAGC CATGGGATGGGCATTCCTTCTATAGCCATAATGCTGCATGAGCTAATAAAGCTCCTCCATCATGCACATTGCACGGATGTTACAATTATGCGCATTGGGACATCAGGTGGAATAG GAATTGAGCCTGGCACCGTCGTTGTTACCAAACAGTCAGTGGACGGCACCTTCCTGCCCAGGTTTGAGCAGATGATCCTGGGGAAGATTGTGGTGCGTAACATTGATCTGGACCAATGCCTGGCCGAGGAGCTGTTGCAGTGCAGCAAAGAGCTGAACCAGTTTGAGACTGTGATAGGCAACACCATGTGCACCATGGATTTCTATGAAG GCCAAGCTCGTTTGGATGGGGCCTTCTGCTCCTACACTGAGGAGGACAAACAGGACTACCTCATGAGAGCCAGCAAAGCAGGAGTCTGCAATATTGAAATGGAGTCATCCGTTTTTGCTGCCATGTGCAAGCTGAGTGGTCTGCGTG CGGCCGTGGTGTGTGTGACGTTACTGGATCGTCTGAAGGGGGATCAGGTGAGCTGCTCTCATGAAGTTCTTAACCGCTACCAGCAGCGTCCTCAGAAGCTGGTTGGTTACtacatcaaacagcagctgatggcCCAAGCAGAAAGTAGCTAA
- the gra gene encoding uncharacterized protein C8orf88 homolog — protein sequence MEVSRRRVFQKHLEPARPLRRCYTIDIEPNRNAATCAQALMEEVDPPTNIGIEQFLKIVNLQKPKEGRISYTRDFLIALASSPHSREKPKFLPEHPIVLTEAREPGNLRLHEMRWAGGKEEMAAERRLSP from the exons ATGGAGGTATCAAGGAGAAGAGTTTTCCAAAAACATCTGGAACCTGCGAGACCCCTGCGTCGCTGCTACACCATTGACATTG agCCCAACAGAAATGCTGCTACATGTGCTCAGGCGCTGATGGAGGAAGTGGATCCACCG ACAAACATAGGCATAGAGCAGTTCCTCAAGATAGTCAACCTCCAAAAACCGAAAGAAG GCAGAATATCTTACACAAGAGACTTTTTAATTGCGTTGGCGAGTTCTCCTCATTCCAGGGAGAAACCAAAGTTCTTGCCAGAGCACCCCATAGTCTTAACCGAGGCA AGAGAGCCCGGGAACCTGAGGCTTCATGAAATGAGATGGGCCggtggaaaagaggaaat ggcTGCAGAAAGGCGTCTCTCACCTTAA
- the rbm12bb gene encoding RNA binding motif protein 12Bb produces the protein MAVVIRLRGLRVTAGTEDIRKFFTGLKIPDGGVHIIGGERGEAFIIFASDEDARRAMTRSGNCIKDAPVALLLSSKAEMQSMLERSAENAELDQRRRFEENSRPAKRPFGPEVGRRSGSQSGHSPSPKNQRPSNSNDDFSCVFLKGLPFSVTENEVREFFSDLLVDDIVLLKNENGSNNGRGLVKFATREDANEGLKRDRRYIGSRYIEISMTTANDWHRTTGRPPMVVNRNNFERERSPIRNQRNPQIHARAQSPMAQMLIAPDDEYCVLLDNLSFTVEKEDIKKLFHHTKLEDDQILHLMDNEERRTRSSFVLFKNQRDYCEALSQEKRLFFNRWVYTRPISRESMITLLESHCMDARPPGNSERLQERPPSSPSDHYESEKQCLFVRNMPLDVRKVEIIDFLFGFNITEDKVFLLLDHEGAGVGKALVLLRSEAEATRALSLNGQRFLGSEVILKCISRSQMKQLGVDPAMGQEPGQERLLGRSNEASYHSVDKFPDLRMSNDSNISMNNVQVQGGCNYEPFAGGSCAPQDRGNGFRGDFGPSMQPIDGPTCVKLVNLPFQIRNEEIYDFCYGYSIIPGSVSLQYDQSGRPTGTATVVFESRPEAVTAVEELTGRPIGPRKIKLLFV, from the coding sequence ATGGCAGTCGTCATCCGTTTACGAGGCCTGAGAGTCACAGCAGGTACTGAGGATATTCGCAAGTTCTTCACTGGCCTCAAAATTCCAGATGGAGGGGTGCATATAATTGGTGGGGAGCGAGGGGAAGCTTTCATTATCTTTGCTTCGGACGAAGATGCAAGAAGAGCCATGACACGGTCGGGGAATTGCATTAAGGATGCCCCTGTTGCACTACTACTCAGTAGTAAAGCAGAGATGCAGAGCATGCTTGAAAGAAGTGCAGAAAATGCGGAGCTGGATCAGAGGAGGCGATTTGAGGAGAATTCAAGACCTGCTAAAAGACCTTTTGGCCCTGAGGTGGGCAGGAGATCAGGTAGCCAATCAGGTCATTCCCCTTCTCCAAAGAATCAGAGGCCTTCAAACAGTAATGATGACTTCTCATGTGTCTTTCTTAAAGGATTGCCTTTCTCTGTGACTGAAAATGAAGTACGCGAATTTTTCAGTGATTTACTTGTTGATGACATAGTcttgttaaaaaatgaaaatggctCAAACAATGGGAGAGGGCTCGTCAAATTTGCAACAAGAGAGGATGCAAATGAAGGCCTGAAGAGGGACAGGAGATACATTGGGTCGAGGTATATTGAGatttccatgacaacagcaaATGATTGGCATCGCACTACTGGCAGACCTCCAATGGTCGTCAATAGGAACAACTTTGAAAGGGAGAGATCACCCATTCGCAATCAGAGGAATCCACAAATCCATGCCCGGGCACAATCGCCTATGGCCCAGATGCTCATCGCTCCAGACGACGAGTACTGTGTGTTGTTGGACAATCTGTCCTTTACTGTGGAAAAAGAAGACATAAAAAAGCTCTTTCATCATACAAAGCTTGAGGATGACCAGATCCTACACTTGATGGACAATGAAGAAAGAAGAACTAGATCTTCGTTTGTGCTGTTCAAGAATCAGCGCGACTACTGCGAGGCCTTATCTCAAGAAAAAAGACTATTTTTCAATCGATGGGTTTATACCCGCCCAATCTCTAGAGAGAGCATGATCACCCTACTGGAATCTCACTGCATGGATGCCCGCCCCCCTGGAAACTCTGAACGGTTACAGGAAAGGCCTCCATCTTCCCCCAGTGATCATTATGAGTCTGAGAAACAATGTCTGTTTGTACGGAACATGCCACTAGATGTAAGGAAAGTTGAGATAATCGACTTCCTTTTTGGGTTTAATATCACAGAGGATAAGGTGTTCTTGCTGCTTGACCATGAGGGTGCTGGGGTCGGGAAGGCTTTGGTTCTTCTCCGTTCTGAGGCAGAGGCCACAAGGGCACTTTCTCTCAATGGACAACGCTTCCTTGGGTCAGAAGTTATACTGAAATGCATTTCACGCTCCCAGATGAAGCAGTTGGGTGTTGACCCAGCAATGGGgcaggagccaggacaggagCGGCTCTTGGGCAGGAGCAACGAGGCCTCCTACCACTCAGTTGACAAGTTCCCTGACCTAAGGATGTCTAATGACAGCAATATATCAATGAATAATGTACAGGTCCAGGGAGGATGTAATTATGAACCCTTTGCCGGGGGCTCTTGTGCTCCACAGGACAGGGGTAATGGCTTTCGTGGTGACTTTGGCCCCTCAATGCAGCCTATTGATGGTCCAACCTGTGTAAAGTTAGTCAACTTACCATTCCAAATCAGAAATGAAGAAATCTATGACTTCTGTTATGGATATAGCATCATACCTGGatctgtgtcactgcagtatGACCAGAGTGGAAGACCTACAGGCACTGCGACTGTAGTATTCGAATCTCGTCCGGAGGCCGTAACAGCAGTGGAGGAACTGACTGGAAGACCAATAGGTCCAAGAAAAATAAagcttctgtttgtttga